The following coding sequences are from one Oncorhynchus clarkii lewisi isolate Uvic-CL-2024 chromosome 20, UVic_Ocla_1.0, whole genome shotgun sequence window:
- the LOC139375784 gene encoding NADH dehydrogenase [ubiquinone] flavoprotein 2, mitochondrial-like, producing the protein MFLSSAFRSAVSLTARQVRSVHRSAARAGAGGIFVHRDTPENNPDTPFEFTAENLKRIDAIISMYPEGHKQAATIPVLDLAQRQHGWLPISAMNKVAEVLEVPPMRIYEVATFYTMFLRQPVGKYHIQICTTTPCMLCDSDSILEALQNKLGIKVGGMTSDKMFSLIEVECLGACVNAPMVQINDNYYEDLRPKDIDQIIDELKAGNVPPPGPRNGRFSCEPAGGLTSLSEPPPGPGFGVRADL; encoded by the exons ATGTTTCTATCTTCTGCATTTCGATCTGCTGTTTCCCTAACG GCTAGGCAGGTCAGGAGCGTTCACCGGTCTGCTGCCAGAGCTGGAGCTGGGGGCATCTTCGTG CACAGAGATACTCCTGAAAACAACCCAGACACTCCCTTTGAGTTCACAGCGGAGAACCTGAAG AGGATTGATGCTATCATTAGTATGTACCCAGAGGGCCACAAGCAGGCCGCCACCATCCCCGTGTTGGACCTGGCTCAGAGACAGCATGGATGGCTCCCCATCTCAGCCATGAACAAG GTGGCCGAGGTGCTTGAGGTCCCTCCGATGAGGATCTATGAGGTAGCGACGTTCTACACCATGTTCCTGAGGCAGCCGGTGGGCAAGTACCACATCCAGATCTGCACTACAACTCCCTGCATGCTTTGCGACTCCGACAGCATCCTGGAGGCCCTCCAGAACAAACTGG GCATCAAGGTAGGAGGGATGACGTCAGACAAGATGTTCTCTCTAATAGAGGTGGAGTGTCTCGGTGCCTGTGTTAACGCTCCCATGGTCCAGATCAACGACAACTACTAC GAAGACCTGAGGCCAAAAGATATCGATCAGATCATTGATGAGCTGAAAGCTGGGAACGTCCCTCCGCCTGGGCCCAG GAACGGGCGTTTCTCCTGTGAGCCAGCAGGAGGACTGACGAGTCTGTCTGAGCCTCCCCCTGGACCTGGTTTCGGTGTCAGAGCTGATCTATAG